The stretch of DNA GAGGGCCGAGATGAACAGGGCCAACGCAGCCCGCTTCCACGGAAACGAACGCTTCATGCCTTTACCCCCCCCTTGTTATTGGTGTACCAGGGCGCCTTGCGCGCCTCCATGCTTACCGTCCGGGCGACCACACGGGCGAACCCGCGTCCCCAAGGCCGGATACGAGCGTCCGTTGTCTCCGACCGTCAGATGAAATGATTTTGAGGGCAGAATAGCCCCTTTTCCGATAGGTGTAAACAAGGGAACGCCCATCCGGCGCGAAAGAAGGGTCTTCGCAGTCTCCATCCGACGCGGAAGCGACTTCCCTGGTGCCGGATCCATCGGGCGCCACGGTCGCGATGACGAACCGACCGCCGGACTTCGCGGTGTAGGCGATCCGGTCTCCCGCGGGGGACCAGGAGGGCGACGTGGCGTAGCCGGTCCCGCTGGAGATCCGCGTCTCTCCGGCGACGCCGATCGTTTTCACGTAGACCTGCGGGGATCCGCCCCGGTCGGAGACGAAGGCGACCCGCCGCCCGTCGGGGGACGGCGAGGGGGAGACCTCGAGCCCCCACCCTTCCACCACCTTTTCCACGGAGCCTCCGACCACCCGGACCCGGTAGATGTCGGAATTGCCGGCCTGGCTCACGCCCGCATAGAGCCACACCCCGTCGGGCGAGAATCCCCCGGGGGCCTTCGACCCGCCGAACCGGATGACCTCCTTCTCCGACCCGGACGAGACGTTGCGCAGGTAGACGTTGGGCGTACCGGTGCGATACGAGGTGTACGCCAGCCATTGCCCGTCGGGGGACCATCGGGGAAAGAGGTTGAAGCTGCGGTTGTCCGTCACCTTGCGCAGGCCCTGCCCGTCCATCCCGACGAGGTAGAGCTCCTTCCCCTTCGACTTCCCCGCGCGTGCGGTGAACGCGATCTCGGTCCCGAAGACGCCCCGGACCCCGGTGAAGGCGTACACGATCTCGTTGGCGAACCGGTGCACGATGGCGCGGAGCTGGGCCGGGGTGCCGGTGTACCGCTTCTGGACCAGTAGCGTCCCCTGCGTGGCGTCGTAGAGACGCATCTCGACCGAGAGCTGGTTGGCCCGCGCCGAGACGGTGCCGATGACCACCGCCTCGGCGCCGATCATCTTCCACCCCGGGAACGACAACGGCTTGCCGGAGAAGTGCGCCGCCGTCACCGTCTCGATGTGCGCCGTCGGTGGAACCAGGTCGAACAGGTCGGTCAGGGAGAGGTCGTCGGAGAGCATCTTCGGAATCCCGCGGGAGAGGGAGGGATCGCCCGCGGCGACCACGACGTCCGCCACGGCGATCGGCATCCGCTTCCCGCCGGGGGCGTTGATGTCGATGTAGAGGACCGGGAAGGCCGGGGTGGGGAGCAGCGACAGCGCGAGCAGGAAAACCCCCGCCGCCGCGGCCATCGATCGTTTCATCCCATCTCCCCCGAAACCCGGAATATGAACCCCACTCCGTAATGATCCTCCCCCCCCCGGAGTTGCTCCGGGGGAACCGGGAGAGGGCTCGCCTTCCTGATGGCGCGAAGCACCGAGTCGTCGAAGTAGATGTTCCCGGAGCCCTTTTCGATGCGCGTGTCGGACACCCGTCCGTTCTTCTCGATCATGATCACGAGTTGCACCTCGAGCCTCGTTACGTCGCGCACGTGGCCGGGGGGGATCCAACTGTTCCGGACGATCTCCTTGAGCCGGTCATAATAGGCGGTCATCTCCGGGGATACCCGCACGGTCCCCTGCGACCCGCCGCCGGCCCCGGCGGCCGCCCCGCGCACCCCGGACCGCGCGGGCACGGGAGCATTGATCCGGTGGGCCACGCGCTCCTTCACGCCGCGCACGGCCGCGCGTGCCGCCGCCTCGCTGCGGCGCTCCTCCACCGCCCCCCGGACCGCCTCCGATCCGGCGCGGGCCTCCTTCATCTTTCGCAATCGTTCGGCCAGGGACGCCGTGTCGGCGGCCTGCCGCTTCGACTCGGCGAACCCGGCGGCGGCCTTCGCCCCCTTTCCGCGCTTCGCCGGGGGCGGCGTGGAATCTTTTCGGCCCCTTGGCTCCGGCTTCACGGGCTCCCTGGCCGCCGGCGCCGGGGGACT from bacterium encodes:
- a CDS encoding LpqB family beta-propeller domain-containing protein, coding for MKRSMAAAAGVFLLALSLLPTPAFPVLYIDINAPGGKRMPIAVADVVVAAGDPSLSRGIPKMLSDDLSLTDLFDLVPPTAHIETVTAAHFSGKPLSFPGWKMIGAEAVVIGTVSARANQLSVEMRLYDATQGTLLVQKRYTGTPAQLRAIVHRFANEIVYAFTGVRGVFGTEIAFTARAGKSKGKELYLVGMDGQGLRKVTDNRSFNLFPRWSPDGQWLAYTSYRTGTPNVYLRNVSSGSEKEVIRFGGSKAPGGFSPDGVWLYAGVSQAGNSDIYRVRVVGGSVEKVVEGWGLEVSPSPSPDGRRVAFVSDRGGSPQVYVKTIGVAGETRISSGTGYATSPSWSPAGDRIAYTAKSGGRFVIATVAPDGSGTREVASASDGDCEDPSFAPDGRSLVYTYRKRGYSALKIISSDGRRQRTLVSGLGDAGSPVWSPGR
- a CDS encoding cell envelope integrity protein TolA; protein product: MAWSRNRSSGKEPAGSAFFADLSPPLRTMLALSGAVHLLLAIAALALPTLFRNPMRLEPVAVVDLIGGGDFRREAASPPAPAAREPVKPEPRGRKDSTPPPAKRGKGAKAAAGFAESKRQAADTASLAERLRKMKEARAGSEAVRGAVEERRSEAAARAAVRGVKERVAHRINAPVPARSGVRGAAAGAGGGSQGTVRVSPEMTAYYDRLKEIVRNSWIPPGHVRDVTRLEVQLVIMIEKNGRVSDTRIEKGSGNIYFDDSVLRAIRKASPLPVPPEQLRGGEDHYGVGFIFRVSGEMG